TTTAGAGAACCACAATTATTTAAATGCGAAATCAGATCAATTTACTCGATGGAATGCGTCGTTGTCAATGCATTCGTAACCAACGTAGTTGTAACCGGGCACAAGTGAATCGATGAAAAATTCGATGCAGCGCAAGTGATTGCAGGCGACCAGCTCTCGGCCGCCGGTGACCATGTCTTCGGTGATCATGTCCAGCGGAATATTCACAGGATCACAACCAGGTTGGTCACGTCCTCCGTTGGGGTAAAAGTCCAAATGGCCAACTGGTTCCAGCATGCCGTAACCTAGATAGAAGATGTCAGATCAGAGTctagtgaattttttttttaaataagtaattaaaagaaaacgaataaccTAGAAGGAGAATAGTTCTGGTGTCGGTGTGGATGGCGTCGACGAATTTAGCGTCAGTCGGATCCAGACGCACATGTGACGGCATTTCAGCGAAATAAGGTTCAGCTGGATCGAGACCGGTGATCCTACCGAGTCCTTCAATACCTTCACCTGCATAACCAACGGTGTGAGCTCCCAAAGAGTGGCCGAGCAAATGAACCATTCCTGGATCAACGCCGAAATGAGTCTACCAATAAAAAAGTCATATTTGTTGGTGAATAAATTTTAGCTgaattaaaatgtaaaaacatACAATCATAGTGTTGACCATGTGCGCTATCTCAAGTCCAACAACTCGTGTGTTGGCAGTGGCTTggctgtaaagaaaaaaaggtatttgTAATCTGgaactaaaaatttaaaaaatttatcagaTTTCCATACCTGTACATGGGAAGAGAACCACCTCCCCAGTTGACAATGATGACGTTGTAATCCCCATGGGCCAGCAAATTTTCGGTGAgcctctattggaattttaataaaatctttaagaaaataagttgaaaataatttttttaacaaaatttacCTTCATCCATCTCACGGTTCCGTCATCAATGAAGCCATGGACAAGGAACTGGGTGGGTTTAGTGGGATCGAAAGTGGAGTATCTGATTGAATCTAAATCATTGGCGTAAAGCATGGTGTCctaaatttagaaattattaGCAAATAATCGTTAagcattatttgatttgaaattttatccTCGTACTTGGGTAGGTCGCTGTCTAGTGTGCAGGATGAAACGCGTGTTGATCTTTTCTCTAGGCAGAGGCTCCTGATTGATTGGGCGATGGACGGGGTCATACCAGCTATCATCGATGACAATGCAACCGATCTCTCCATAGCAATAAGTAATTGGCTCCACTAATAATTCCGgccataataaaaataattctattatgaattttccttttatatAACAAGTACTAACAgttttgaaacaatttaaagataatatgtaaaaattaaaaatacccgcATTGGAACAAAACTAACAAAACATCACGGTATTATACTTTCTGACTCTGCGTCGAACTTTtgttcaatgaaattgatcatTCGACACTCACTTTTGGAATCCAACTGTTGGACATCTGCTGTCTGAAGGACAGCGGTGCGTGGTTCTTGCTTCTGGACTAGATCCTTGTGGTAATCACGGCCGTGTTTGATGAGAGCGCGGAAGTCTCGAGACACTCGATTCTTGGACTCGTTGACACACGACTCGCGGACCAAAGGTCCGGTCAGGGCCGAGCCGGTGAATACGAGAAAGACAAAGGAGATGATCCACACTGATGCAGTcgtcattttttcaaatttctgtcgaaagaaatacaaatacaagaaataaataaatatactgTACTTTAtactgatttttaaaaattattatttaaaggcACATACTGTTATCCTGAATGACAACCTCCTGTGGTCTGCTCACGAACCCCAAACGTCGCTCGTATTTATAGACCataggaatttttattttttacgttttatttttccatcgatCAGTAAACAACCCAGCCTTTGAAATTACAACGGCTCATCCAGACAGCATAAGCTGCTATTCAAACAAATGCGatatgggaaaagaaaaaaaacctgttaACTCATTGTGCAATATCTACACATTATATAAAGGCCAGACgtcagtaaatttttttttccggtttACACAATTTCGGTTAACAACTTCAGACGTGAGTTACAACAATTTTGAACGTTACGTCTATGTTCTATTCCAAACTATTTTGTTTCAATCACCGTAGCAACAAAAatcgagaaaataaaaattgaatttgctaTTTCTGTTATCTGGAATATTATTGTAACCTCAAACAATTGTGACGGACAGTGATTATTCGATATGTTGCGACGTCTTTTCATATCACCCACGGCAAATCCCTTAGATAacccaaaattaaataaatattgactGTTGTAATAATATCTACGCATCACTCAAGACTCGTTGACCTGCACCTTTTCGTATATCATCACCCCATCCGAACTGAgtataaaatgaaatctagAAAACAAGACGGTGCGATTATCTAAATGGAAGGCGGGAAAAATTATTAACGTGATTATGGCATCATCATTATATGACTCGTCTCGTTTTACTTGACCAGACAGTCGATTATTTGACAaggagcaaaacaaaaaaaaaatcgctcTAGCTTTTCtgctcacacacacagtctACACAGACGATGAAACGATGCAAAGTTATAATCTCAACAATTATTGTATAACGACGATCCTCCTGTGCAGTATTGAAACCCAATATCGCAACACGCTAAAATGCGCATACATGTATTAGCTAGTCATTTATACGTTTCAGTTGCGAGACATTTTCAAGGCGTCCAAGGGCCACTTAAAAAGTCGAACGAAACGTGAAACCCGAATAATAGAATCACTTAAAATGTTGTCCCAGCCGTGCCGTAAAAGGATGACTAATCcacatatttatatatacagTACTAGCTAGCTTATAGCTATAGCTATTACTAAAGGCTAAAGGCAATTATGACATCATTAAGGATTCCAACACATTCGTGAATTAAATACAGGACACACGAGATGAAGAGGAAATGGCTTGATGGGGGCAATCAAGAACGcgtgaaattaattaattgccGATGAATAATAGAAATGCGCAGCAGAGTCTTTTCAGCTAGACCATGGTCTATAATTCATGCATATGCGACGCGGACATGAGAGTGTTGATATATTTTCATGGTAAATAATAAAGGCAATGATTTAATATCACATTCGttgcgagaaaaagaaataatctcTTACAGTCTGTGTAAGGGAATAATAACTGAAATTGTGTATACAGTGGCAAATACTCTATACGGGAGAATCCGATGATGGTGCTGCTGTGggggcaaagaagaagaagaggttttttttctgtttctttcgaCTACCAAGAGAAGAGCTTCAGATTTCACGAACGCTAAATGTGCTGACTCGACTCCATCGGCGGATGGAGCCAGCCGCATTGGCGTTAAAGGAGAAGCGGAACAGACGGCTCGTATGTATAGAAGTTATATACTACACGCATGCTGCAGATGCATCGGCTTACAAGCTACTAGCCAGCAGAGTCGTTGTGTATTAAGAGCTCATTTGTATATACCAGCAGAGCAGCAGTAGCAATTGATTGCCATTGTGGTAGCCATACTGCTCGCCTTCTCTTCTCCTCTCCTCACTCTCCTTGTAcatttgaaatgtgaaaatttatttttgtttttttttacatttccattttttttcttttctctttctcctctcCGTTCCCTCTTTGTGGTGGCAATTCACAGTCGATATATAAATGGTCGAGCCAGACCGCGCCGAACGGCCATTAGGAGTCGACCGTCCACCAAGAGTTCTACATATCAAACAGTCcggggttttttttattcaattttttttttatttcctctcgTGCAATTTCTCCACTTGGCGTTTAGCCGAAACGTTGCTGAGCTGCTGTGATGTAGATTTTAATACCTTGTGATCTTGAGTAACTGTTCAAGTGATTAATATTTACATCACCTCAGCTCGGTGGCGACGATCTCCCAACCGATCACCCCGATCGTCTCGCGCTATAATTTAATCCAGTGATTATATCCGCTGCGGAAGTGTGACTTGTATAACTCTCAGCAAATCGCAACTTCCTCCTTCTAAATGTATATATTTGCACTCGGTCATGTTGTGCTTCTGGCCCAGTTGAAAAACTCATTTTTGACAACTAGATTATTTACCCCTAGCCAAAAATGGGTTTGAGATACAGCAGAGACAAATGACGTCCTGGAAAATAAGAAACGCCAACTCTTTTTTGGCTTATGTAGATTGTGTTTCTCGTCATGCCCTTTTGAGCCAAAGGTTAACGATGACACTTTCCTTCCGGCTTTTGATACATTTCTATCTATACTCATAACGTTTCCCCCTTCTTGTAACATATT
The sequence above is drawn from the Daphnia pulicaria isolate SC F1-1A chromosome 1, SC_F0-13Bv2, whole genome shotgun sequence genome and encodes:
- the LOC124310697 gene encoding pancreatic lipase-related protein 2-like; translated protein: MTTASVWIISFVFLVFTGSALTGPLVRESCVNESKNRVSRDFRALIKHGRDYHKDLVQKQEPRTAVLQTADVQQLDSKMEPITYCYGEIGCIVIDDSWYDPVHRPINQEPLPREKINTRFILHTRQRPTQDTMLYANDLDSIRYSTFDPTKPTQFLVHGFIDDGTVRWMKRLTENLLAHGDYNVIIVNWGGGSLPMYSQATANTRVVGLEIAHMVNTMITHFGVDPGMVHLLGHSLGAHTVGYAGEGIEGLGRITGLDPAEPYFAEMPSHVRLDPTDAKFVDAIHTDTRTILLLGYGMLEPVGHLDFYPNGGRDQPGCDPVNIPLDMITEDMVTGGRELVACNHLRCIEFFIDSLVPGYNYVGYECIDNDAFHRGECHSCGADNLNCAKFGMDAALYPTRDRTYVHLLFDTGKDVPYIKYHYSIKVNLAYPPEAEAFVYGTMRISLYGTLGQLIDLTIAENSQQFVHGADTFLLFIDPFNVGNIQRVELYWKYDGTIFNTCGLFCNDHIYVRSVEISELNNYPESSRLEHTYKSCVVGADYVDMKDKSWAEFYPTACV